A window of Daucus carota subsp. sativus chromosome 2, DH1 v3.0, whole genome shotgun sequence genomic DNA:
AAGTAGGAATTACCTATACTTTGCTGATCGGAGGAATTGTGTTGGAAGTCATTGCATTTTTCATGCTTGTTTTCTCTGACTGGACAGTTGTGAAGCTCAAGCCTTCCCCTGATTATAAGAATCGTAGATATAATCCCAATGAGCCATCGTGGGAATGTGTGTTCAGTAAATTTATACTGAGTGTTAATGTCAGAAGAAGGAAGATCATATGTTGGTTGCTAAATATCGGTGGGGTACGTGGCAGAGGGAAAGATTGTGTGTCAAAACCGACGACGGGTAGCAGGTGGGCGGAGTCTATTTCAGGATACAATTTTATATACTATTGTTTACATAGACGTTCAGGAGGAAAGGAAACTTTTTTTGATCAATTTGGCATTACAGCCTTCCTTGACAAGATAGTGTATGTGAAACAGCAGCCATTGCCTTCCTACATGAAAGAATTCatttttcaagagttgaaaatGAAGTCGGAGATGGCATATGATTTGGACCAGGCTAAGCAAATATGTTCAGCCAGAGGTGAATGGGTACTTAAAAATGAAGGCTACAGCAGCAGCCATGATCTGAGTCGTTATCTTGCATATGTTGAGTATGATGAGAGCCTTCTTTTGTGGCACATTGCCACTGAAATTTGGTTCACTAATGATAAACGTGAATACATTGACGGTGAGCAAGATCACAGATGGATCTCCAAGTTAATATCAGACTACATGATATATCTCCTAGTGATGAAGCCTGGTATGATGTCAGCTGTTTCTAGAATCGGACTAATAAGATTTCGTGACACTTTTGCTGTGGCTAGGAGTTTCCTGGACAACAGTTCTTCAATAATGGAGGGACTACCGGAGGTGGAGTCACATAGGATAGTTTGTGAAGAGTTACTTAATTTTCAACGAGGAAGGTTGGCATCTACCACTGAAGAAGACAGAGGTATGTACATATTGTTGAAAGCAGCGAAATTGGCCAAATTGCTGGAAAAGATAGAATCCTCTGAGAGATGGAACCTAATGAGCAAGATCTGGGTGGAACTGCTATCATACGGGGCAATTCATATCAAACCAAATGCTCACGCTCAACAACTAAGTAAAGGTGGTGAACTTGTCACCATTGTTTGGTTATTGATGACTCAGCTTGGCCTGGGAGATCATTTTTACCCTCTTCATCGGTCTTGAGCCCTAGCAATATTGAATTGGGAAAATCAAACCCAGAGAAAAATATTTTCGTGAAAATATTCTTATAAATGTATGATTTATAGTGTTAAAATAACACTGTGTTCTACAAGAACACAAACACTCCATCCTCCActaagaattatttttttttccagcATCTTGTATTCTGCAAATCAAGATGTTCAGTTCTTtcaagtaaattttttttttgattctaTAGAACAGCCAAATCTGAGAATAGTGAACGTTccttatttaaaacacaaacaCACGCAGAAATGTGTGAACCGAACCTTATTAGACAGACACAACTAGTAGCTAGCCCTGAAAATGAATCTCATACTTGGCTTGCTTATTGTTCCAGAAGACTCCCCAGTGCTTATTCACCTCCGGATACTTCCTGTTCTCATCAAACAAACTATAAATATAACTTTCGACACTCTTCTGAGGTCTTTTTGGAGTCCCATTGTTGCGCACATGGTTAATCAGATGGTTGTTATGACTCGCAGCATTTTTAATGTTTGCATCTCCTCCTCCTGCCGTTGGCCTTCTCCAGGGCAGAGTATACACTGTCCACCATCGCATCAAACACATTTGTGTACCCAAGTGATCCGTCTCGTACCAGACTCTCTGTCTGCTGGAACAGAGCATAGTTAAGTCTAGGATTGACAAACCATTTAGTTGGTTGCCCCAAGTTCCCTGGAATCTCTTCCTCGACATTGATATAACTAAGTAGGGGTGCAGGTTTACTAGCAATGGCGCACTGCCATTGTTAACCAAGAAACTTATAATGCCATTGATAAACTGTCTTATGTAAGGCCTAAACTCAGCCGCGGATGGTGGGCTAAAATGATAAAGAATCTCAGACCGATCCAGGGCGGTGGTGACTTTGATTTGGCCTTGTAGTCCGCTTGCAGAAATTGCATTCTGAATGTATTGCATCGCGGGGAGGAGGAGAAACTCTGCAAACTCAGAAGTCTGAGCGTGCAACGGAGCTATCCCATTTCCCACAACAATGTACCTAAACTTGACGCCTTGATAATTTTTTACATATTCTTGAACCCACTGATCAGCTCCGTCCTGGCCAGTGGACAACATGTGAAGATGTTCGTTCGGGACACCAAGCACAACTTCAATGCCAGTGTTTCTCAGTGCCTCCAGAGCACTATGGTCAGGACCATAAAGTCTCATTCTCTGGATCCCAACAGCTTGAACAAGCGCCACAGCTTCGTGGGCTGTTGGTTGATTCCCTCCCATTTGTCCATAACATATGCCTACTTTTTGAccaccttcttcttcttcacctTGTAGCCTTCATAGTTGTTGTCCCGGAATTTGATCCGCTTGTTCTTCAACATTAAGTTGTCGCGATCCTATAATTTTACATGGATACAATTTATGAGTCCTTATAATACCTATTTACATGCATAGAAGCATCGAGATCATGATTTTACGTACCTGAAGTAAGCTGCAGGAGTCCTGCGGATAGTAAAGAAAGTAGTCAGGGGTCTCAGGGCCGTGCCTGAGATTCCAGGTGTTAAAAATATGTACCCcaacaacaaaataataatagtaattatatagaataataaaattaatcattttttttattattttgacataaatataaaaagttaaaaaactggaaaaacaagtacaaaaatagtaagatataataattataaaaaaatataatcatacaaaaactaatttaaatgtaaaatttattaaatttcgaTGTAAAACTTTAACTAACTGattaattaattctaatttaaatttttcattgaatatataaacattaaatagaagcctattttaaaataaattagatatccaaaaattgaattattaaaataatataatgtaaaAGTTGTCTAAATGAAAACTAGTGTTGGCCgttgtatttaattattaaaattagtagtctaaattactaatcaaatagattaatatttttattaattttatttaaaaaaattataaattactttaTCATTAagacaaaataatattttttttcaaccaatacataattaaaattagtagtctaaattactaatcaaatagattaatattcttataatatatttttcttattaattttattttaaaaaattatgaattactTTATCATCAAGATTAAGATAATATTTAATGATCCCACCTTCCTCTCCATCCGCACATACTTGACGCCTTCTTCCTCTTCTCTCTTCCGCTCACCGCAAACCACCAGCACATTCTCATCCTCCACCTGGACCTTAATATCTCCTGATTTTAATCCAGGCATATCCACCACAAACACATTGGCATTCGGATACTCTTTAACATCAGCTGGAGTCGTCGCCATGGCTTTCGCGTCGCGAACATAGCTCCTCGCCTGTTCAGACTTGTTCTTGTTGTTGCTCTCGTGCTGATCGTCTAGAATGTGGTAGAAAGTGTTGAGGAGTGGATGATCGTCTAGAATGTGGTAGAAAGTGTTGAGGAGTGGATGATCGATACCCAACTTACTGGTgcataataattcataaataagtATAATCCTAGTGATGGGGATCTTCTTCATTTTACACATTGCCAACAAATTGAGACCCCAAAAAAGGGATGTGGCATACTATGTAGATCCGAACAACGAACCGCCGCCAATCAAGAAAGAAGGTACTGAGCGACCAAAGAAAACAAGGTGATGtaatatttaaaagattttgatgGATCAAAAGATGATTTTGCTCGTgacaatttatgaattttattttcggattcggtaTGTTTATTCTCTCAATTTTatagtttttcaaaatatctcCGTCTCTTTGAAAAGGTAAGATTCTTTCATCTTCTTTTGATTATATTGTTATGATCCAAAATAAATGCTTGCTATGTGTTTTTGCttgttctttttgttttgtatatctTATGAATTACGATAACATATCTACATCATAGAAATCATTTTATGCTTTTCCTCTTCTAATTTTAAGGTTGTATAGAATTTAGAGTTGATTGAAATCATGGATTCGTATCTGTTTTAGAATTTTGTTTGATTAGTTTTGTAGATCAAGTCGAGTTATGTATCCATTTTTTCCCCGTTTTTCTGACATGTTTTATCTTAGCCGGATTTGTGATGGTTGACCGGAATATCGGTTTGAAATTAGGTCTGTTATAGATTCTCGATATAGATTTTCGATAGGTGTTCTTGATTGTATGTGTTTGTTAAGTGTGTGATTTGATCTtctaaattaatctttttagttttttaacatgtttttaGGTGCATGTAATATTGTTGAGTGTTtcgatatcaatttattttgaattatggcgttgcttttatatattatatttgtatgtatatttatgtgcaaattttttaaaatgcaaGTATTCAATTTTTTCGGTTAATTTTGGAAAGGAATATATCttg
This region includes:
- the LOC108207532 gene encoding uncharacterized protein LOC108207532, producing MGVGKIEREVRYFFNEWELGICMLLSLFLQILLILAAPLRKIVSGKWLDILLWPAYLLADGTAIFAIGLISSKQIFVKAPEKNILHTFWAPFLLAHLGGPDPITAFALEDNELWLRHLFSLFTQCIAVAYVFYQFLTPDKLLVPSLLMFLCGFIKYGERTYALYCASANTFRDSILKKPEIVKFRRNIEYVYRMEATDLETLELEVVQYAFSYFSVYKGLAVDLMFSTIQCDQSRAFFSSCNHHAFRIVEAELNFLYDVLFTKLPVVYHRFVFCCRAVSFGAIVTSLVLFHYADKKHLKPEGFEVGITYTLLIGGIVLEVIAFFMLVFSDWTVVKLKPSPDYKNRRYNPNEPSWECVFSKFILSVNVRRRKIICWLLNIGGVRGRGKDCVSKPTTGSRWAESISGYNFIYYCLHRRSGGKETFFDQFGITAFLDKIVYVKQQPLPSYMKEFIFQELKMKSEMAYDLDQAKQICSARGEWVLKNEGYSSSHDLSRYLAYVEYDESLLLWHIATEIWFTNDKREYIDGEQDHRWISKLISDYMIYLLVMKPGMMSAVSRIGLIRFRDTFAVARSFLDNSSSIMEGLPEVESHRIVCEELLNFQRGRLASTTEEDRGMYILLKAAKLAKLLEKIESSERWNLMSKIWVELLSYGAIHIKPNAHAQQLSKGGELVTIVWLLMTQLGLGDHFYPLHRS
- the LOC108207533 gene encoding glucan endo-1,3-beta-glucosidase, acidic-like, producing MGGNQPTAHEAVALVQAVGIQRMRLYGPDHSALEALRNTGIEVVLGVPNEHLHMLSTGQDGADQWVQEYVKNYQGVKFRYIVVGNGIAPLHAQTSEFAEFLLLPAMQYIQNAISASGLQGQIKVTTALDRSEILYHFSPPSAAEFRPYIRQFINGIISFLVNNGSAPLLVNLHPYLVISMSRKRFQGTWGNQLNGLSILDLTMLCSSRQRVWYETDHLGTQMCLMRWWTVYTLPWRRPTAGGGDANIKNAASHNNHLINHVRNNGTPKRPQKSVESYIYSLFDENRKYPEVNKHWGVFWNNKQAKYEIHFQG